In Chloroflexota bacterium, a genomic segment contains:
- a CDS encoding NAD-dependent deacylase: MEEQIDRLADMIARSKRVVVFTGAGVSTESGIPDFRSPGGIWEQYDPSEFTYQRFLSSAENRKMHWQFYRSGTLVSKDTKPNPAHYAIAEMYRIGKLDCLITQNVDNLHQQAGLPEEKVIELHGNMRWVKCLKCGKRTPTDEVVKRIEAENVEEPRCEKCSGILKPEGVFFGESLPERALREATHYSHNCDLFIVIGSTLIVTPAAYMPSYAIQSGAKLVIINLSSTPLDHEATMIIEAKAGEVMPKVLERLKDKLNRK; this comes from the coding sequence GTGGAAGAGCAAATAGACCGGCTGGCTGATATGATCGCTCGCTCCAAGCGTGTGGTGGTCTTTACCGGCGCAGGAGTAAGCACCGAATCAGGCATTCCCGATTTCCGCAGCCCAGGCGGTATCTGGGAGCAATACGATCCATCAGAATTTACCTACCAGAGGTTCTTAAGTAGCGCTGAGAACAGGAAAATGCACTGGCAGTTCTACCGCAGCGGCACCCTGGTGAGCAAGGATACCAAGCCGAATCCGGCTCACTATGCTATCGCAGAGATGTACAGGATAGGGAAGCTAGACTGTCTCATCACCCAGAACGTGGACAATCTGCATCAACAAGCAGGCCTCCCTGAAGAGAAGGTGATTGAGCTTCACGGCAATATGAGATGGGTTAAGTGCTTGAAGTGTGGAAAGCGTACCCCGACGGATGAGGTGGTTAAAAGGATAGAAGCGGAAAATGTGGAGGAGCCTCGATGCGAGAAATGCAGCGGCATACTCAAGCCGGAGGGCGTCTTTTTTGGTGAGTCCCTGCCGGAGAGGGCATTAAGAGAGGCAACCCACTACTCCCACAATTGTGATCTTTTCATCGTCATTGGTTCCACCCTTATTGTCACCCCGGCGGCTTACATGCCAAGCTATGCCATACAGAGCGGGGCCAAGCTAGTCATAATTAACCTTAGCTCCACGCCGCTGGACCACGAGGCAACCATGATCATTGAGGCCAAGGCTGGCGAGGTAATGCCAAAGGTCTTGGAGCGGCTAAAGGATAAACTGAACAGAAAATAA